The nucleotide window ACCGCTTCCACGCCCCGCACTGCCGGCAAGATCCCGGCCACCATCGTCACCGGCTTCCTGGGGGCCGGCAAGACGACCCTGCTCTCCAACCTGCTGCGCGAGGCGAAGGGCAAGCGCATCGCCCTCATCGTCAACGAGTTCGGCGACATGGGCTTCGACGGCTCTCTGGTTGACGGCTGCGCCGATCCGGACTGCGCCGCGGAAGAGGTGGTGGAACTGACCAACGGCTGCATCTGCTGCACCGTCGCCGACGATTTCCTCCCCACCATGGAAATGCTGATCGCCCGTGACGAGGCGCCGGACCACATCGTCATCGAGACCTCGGGCCTTGCCCTGCCGCAGCCGCTGGTGCGCGCCTTTTCCTGGCCGAGCGTCCGGAACCGGGTGACGGTGGACGCGGTGGTGACGGTGGTGGATGTGGCGGCCGTCGCCGAAGGGCGGGTGACGGGCGACGAGGTGGCGCTGGCCGCGCAGCGCGCCGCCGACGAGGCGCTGGACCACGACAGCCCGGTGGAGGAACTGTTCGAGGACCAGCTGGTCTGCGCCGATCTCGTCGTGCTGAACAAGGCCGATCTCGTCGACGCGGCGACGCTGGAGCGCGTGCGCGCCGAGGTCGCCGGCCGGGTTCGCGCGGCGGTGGAGATCGTTGCGGCGGAAAAGGGCATGCTCGCCGCCGACGTGCTGCTCGGCCGGATGAGCGCCTCGGAAGAGGACATGCACGGGCGCGAGAGCCATCACGAGCATCATCACCACGACGACCACGACCACGACCATGATCACGACGACGACGATCATGACCACGATCATCACCATCATCATCACGACCATGACGACTTCGTCAGCCATGTGGTCGAGCTCGCCCCGCTGGCCTCGCTGAAGGACCTGGAGGCGCGCGTTGCCGCCGCCATGGCGGTGCCCGGCGTGCTGCGCATCAAGGGCGCGGTCGGCATCGAGGGCAAGGCGGCCCCGGCGATGGTGCAGGCGGTCGGCCCGCGCGTCGAGGCGTGGTTTGCACGCGATGCACGCGGTCCCGGCCGGGTCGTTGTGATCGGCCTTGCCGGCTTCGACCTTGCCCGCGTCGAGGGCCTGCTCGCCAGCGCGCTCGCGGCCTGATCCGGGCGGCAGGCTAGGCACGGCGACAGGGCAGGAGACGGCATGCATATTCTCGCAGGGCGCAGCGGACGCATCGACCAGGGCGACGAGGCGGTCGATCTCGGCCAGTCGCCGGCCGATGTCGTGGTGCTGTCGGCCGCCGATACGGAACTCGCCTCCCTCGCCGCTGTGGCAGCGGGCGGCGGGGCGGGGCAGCCGAGCCTGCGTCTTGCCAACCTGATGGCCCTGTCGCACCCCTATTCGGTCGACATGTATGCCGAGCAGACGGTGGCGGGCTCGCGCCTCGTCGTGCTGCGCCTGCTCGGCGGGGCGGAATACTGGCCCTATGGCGTCGAGCGGCTGACCGAGACGGCGCGCGGCCACGGCCTGCATCTGGCGGTGATGCCGGGCGACGACCGCTGGGACGCGGACCTCGCCGCCCGCTCCACGCTGCCGGTCGACGAGGTGAGGCACCTGTGGCGCTATCTCGCCGAGGGCGGGGCGGAGAATCTCGGCAACTTCCTGCGCTACGCCGCGCATCTGCTGGACGGGGCGGAGGAGCCCGATCCGCCGCGCCCGCTGCCGCGCGCCGGCCTGCTGCTGCCCGGCCGCTCACGCCCGACGCTGGCCGACCTGCGGGCGACCTGGGCCGATCCTGCCGCCCCCGTTGCCGCCATCGTCTTCTACAAGGCCTTGATGCAGAGCGCGGCGACCGCGCCGGTCGAGGCCCTGTGCGAAGCTCTGGCGGGCGAGGGCATCAACCCGCTGCCGATCTTCGTCTCCTCGCTGAAGGAGGCCGAATCCGCCTCCGTGCTGGCCGCGCTCTTCGCCGAGGCGCCGCCCGCCGTGGTGCTCAACGCCACCGCCTTCGCCGTCTCGAAGGCCGGCGAGGCGCACAGCGGAACGCCGCTCGATGCGCCGGGCGTGCCGGTGCTGCAGGTGGTGTTCTCCTCGTCCTCGGAAGAGGGCTGGCGCGACGCCGACCAGGGCCTGTCGATCCGCGATCTCGCCATGCATGTGGTGATGCCGGAGGTGGACGGGCGCATTCTCACCCGCGCCGTCTCGTTCAAGGAGCAGGCGCCGCACGATCCGCTGACCCAGTCCGCGACCATGCGCTTCGTGCCGAAGCCCGACCGGGTGGCCTTCGTCGCCGCCCAG belongs to Stappia indica and includes:
- the cobW gene encoding cobalamin biosynthesis protein CobW, which codes for MTASTPRTAGKIPATIVTGFLGAGKTTLLSNLLREAKGKRIALIVNEFGDMGFDGSLVDGCADPDCAAEEVVELTNGCICCTVADDFLPTMEMLIARDEAPDHIVIETSGLALPQPLVRAFSWPSVRNRVTVDAVVTVVDVAAVAEGRVTGDEVALAAQRAADEALDHDSPVEELFEDQLVCADLVVLNKADLVDAATLERVRAEVAGRVRAAVEIVAAEKGMLAADVLLGRMSASEEDMHGRESHHEHHHHDDHDHDHDHDDDDHDHDHHHHHHDHDDFVSHVVELAPLASLKDLEARVAAAMAVPGVLRIKGAVGIEGKAAPAMVQAVGPRVEAWFARDARGPGRVVVIGLAGFDLARVEGLLASALAA